The Lates calcarifer isolate ASB-BC8 linkage group LG6, TLL_Latcal_v3, whole genome shotgun sequence genome includes a region encoding these proteins:
- the nsfl1c gene encoding NSFL1 cofactor p47, with translation MASQEESVREFVAVTDVDEERARFFLESAGWNLQLALASFFEDGADDDIVTLPQPEGGSSVSRSAGSSTQPRVTSFRDLMHEAEEESDEEEGQRFFAGGSERSGQQIVGPPKKKSSNEVVEDLFKGAREHGAVPLDRSGRGPGEPSKAKPFVGGGYRLGAAPEEESTYVAGERQASNSQQDVHVVLKLWKTGFSLDNGELRNYNDPGNANFLEAIRRGEIPLELRQRSRGGQVNLDMEDHRDEDFTKPKVAFKAFEGEGQKLGSATPELVSAPATSQQDQAANEAQASASVALDPSQPVTNIQIRLADGGRLVQKFNHTHRVSDLRQFVVAARPAMAAREFVLMTTFPNKELSDESQTLQQANLLNAVIVQRLK, from the exons ATGGCGAGCCAAGAGGAGTCTGTGAGGGAGTTCGTCGCTGTTACTGATGTGGATGAGGAGAGGGCCCGTTTTTTCCTGGAGTCCGCCGGCTGGAATTTGCAG CTCGCACTCGCCAGTTTCTTTGAGGATGGAGCGGATGACGACATAGTGACGCTTCCTCAACCTGAGGGGGGCTCCTCGGTGTCCCGGTCTGCAGGGTCAAG CACTCAGCCCAGGGTGACCTCCTTCAGAGATCTGATGcatgaggcagaggaggagagtgatgaggaggaaggcCAAAG GTTCTTTGCAGGGGGATCGGAGCGCAGTGGGCAGCAGATCGTGGGGCCTCCCAAGAAGAAGAGCTCCAATGAAGTGGTGGAGGATCTGTTCAAGGGAGCCAGAGAACATGGAGCTGTGCCTCTGGACCGGAGTGGGAGAGGCCCAGGAGAACCCAGTAAGGCCAAG CCCTTTGTAGGTGGGGGTTACAGGCTAGGAGCAGCCCCTGAGGAGGAGTCAACTTATGTGGCTGGAGAGAGACAAGCTTCCAACAGCCAGCAGGAT gtACATGTAGTGCTCAAACTATGGAAGACAGGCTTCAGTTTGGATAATGGTGAACTCAGAAACTACAACGATCCTGGGAATGCCAACTTCCTCGAGGCAATCAGAAGGGG GGAGATCCCCCTGGAATTGAGGCAGCGGTCTCGAGGGGGCCAGGTCAACCTGGACATGGAGGACCACAGGGACGAGGACTTCACCAAACCTAAAGTAGCCTTCAAGGCCTTTGAAGGTGAAGGACAGAAGCTGGGAAG TGCCACCCCAGAGTTGGTTTCAGCTCCGGCCACCTCCCAGCAGGACCAGGCTGCCAACGAGGCCCAAGCCAGCGCTTCTGTGGCCCTCGACCCCTCCCAGCCCGTCACTAACATTCAGATCCGACTGGCAGACGGTGGCAGGCTAGTCCAAAAGTTCAACCATACCCACAG GGTGTCTGACCTGCGCCAGTTTGTGGTGGCAGCTCGGCCCGCCATGGCTGCCAGAGAGTTTGTTCTCATGACCACCTTCCCCAACAAGGAGCTGTCAGATGAGAGCCAGACGCTGCAGCAGGCCAATCTCCTCAACGCTGTCATCGTCCAGCGGCTAAAGTGA
- the sdcbp2 gene encoding syntenin-2 has product MSLYPSLEDLKVDKVIKAQAQFAQTTTPMPAITEGTYQPQPATAGVPGSSLYPNLEELGDYMGLALNSDEVQRNLALLPVADNQVAVPSSSGFAGMVRPVTGADVGIRRAEIRPGLREIILCKDQDGKVGLRLRAIDNGVFVQLVQANSPAALAGLRFGDQVLQINGQNCAGWSVDKAHKALKAAAETRIELVVRDRPFQRTVTMHKDSSGHVGFIYKSGKITSLVKDGSAARNGLLTEHYICEINGQNIIGLKDSQIKDILTTSPTTMTITIMPKFIYEHMIKRMSTGLLRSAMDHSVPEV; this is encoded by the exons ATGTCTCTGTATCCATCTCTCGAGGACCTAAAGGTCGACAAGGTCATCAAG GCCCAGGCCCAGTTTGCCCAGACTACCACCCCCATGCCTGCCATCACTGAGGGAACCTACCAGCCTCAGCCTGCTACTGCTGGGGTGCCAGGATCAA GCTTGTACCCAAATCTGGAGGAGCTGGGAGACTACATGGGCCTGGCCCTCAACAGTGATGAAGTCCAGAGGAACCTGGCCCTTTTGCCTGTGGCTGACAAT CAAGTGGCAGTGCCCTCCAGCTCAGGTTTTGCTGGAATGGTGCGGCCTGTGACAGGGGCAGATGTTGGCATCAGGCGCGCAGAGATCCGCCCAGGGCTACGGGAGATTATACTGTGTAAGGACCAGGACGGGAAGGTGGGACTCCGGCTCAGGGCCATCGACAAT GGAGTGTTTGTCCAGCTGGTGCAGGCTAACTCCCCTGCGGCCCTAGCTGGGCTGCGTTTTGGGGACCAGGTCCTTCAGATCAATGGTCAGAACTGTGCCGGCTGGAGCGTAGACAAGGCCCACAAGGCCCTGAAGGCTGCAGCCGAGACCCGCATTGAGCTTGTGGTCAGGGACAG gcCATTTCAGCGCACCGTCACCATGCACAAAGACAGCTCAGGCCACGTGGGCTTTATCTACAAGTCTGGTAAAATCACCTCACTGGTCAAAGATGGATCTGCTGCCCGCAATGGCCTGCTGACTGAGCATTACATCTGTGAAATCAATGGACAAAACATTATTGGACTCAAG GATTCTCAGATCAAGGATATTCTGACCACCTCTCCGACCACCATGACCATCACCATCATGCCCAAGTTCATCTATGAACACATGATTAAGAG
- the fkbp1ab gene encoding FKBP prolyl isomerase 1Ab — MGVEIETITPGDGRTFPKKGQTCVVHYVGSLTDGRKFDSSRDRDKPFRFKIGKQEVIRGWEEGVVQMSVGQRAKLTCSPDYAYGNKGHPGIIPPNATLIFDVELLGLE; from the exons ATGGGAGTCGAAATCGAGACTATAACCCCGGGCGACG GAAGGACTTTCCCCAAAAAAGGGCAGACGTGTGTGGTGCATTATGTTG GCTCCCTGACAGATGGACGTAAATTCGACTCATCCCGTGATAGGGACAAACCTTTCAGGTTCAAGATCGGCAAGCAGGAAGTCATCCGAGGCTGGGAGGAGGGAGTAGTGCAG ATGAGTGTTGGTCAAAGGGCCAAATTGACCTGCTCTCCTGACTATGCTTATGGAAACAAAGGCCACCCAGGCATCATCCCTCCCAACGCCACCCTCATCTTTGATGTTGAGCTGCTGGGTTTGGAATGA